The nucleotide window ctgtcaaaatcaatgCTAACAACCAGACATAACTTACTTCTTTATATTTAGAGTCAATGAGATTTGAAAAGCTTATTGCATCAAAGTCAAGTGGACCAGATTGCATCTCATTGCAAATACATTTAAAAGTCCATTGACAACACAACTTgtacatttatttttacatttcaagatgaaaataatttccTCTTCCTTTATTCTCTTGCACCGGAGATTAACTCCTTTTAGGTGTCAAAACATACATCTTACAAGCATGTGAATCTAACTCAACAGAGATTTTCCCCAAAACCAATGATTTTGTTGAGTGCTGCAAAGATCATTACACACCATCAAATCCAtatgaatttattgtttttcacAATACAATGAAAAATGAGCCTAACTAACTCTCTTACCTCCCATAAATCTCTTGCATCAACTATAGTTTCTGATTTCAGACCTATGTCTAACCAAGATGCAGTTACTGTTGCATTTGATGAACTTCTATTCCATAAAATCACTGCTACTTTGTTATTAGTGAGAGGACCTGCCCATACCTATCTCCATAGAATTTTTAGCAAGAAGTTGTATGCAAGAACAtgcatatgtatgtatataataCACAAATGATTTCATTATAAGGTTACATTAGTTTGCATTTATCGTAGGCTGCTGCAGATCCATGTTTTGAGTTGAAAGTTAAACAAATTTAGTATCATTATAAATTGTGAGAAATCAAACTTAAACACCATAAAATATAAAGGGAAAGAAAATAATGTCACCTCTAAATCATTGTtgctttttactttctttccctGAACTCCAAGTTTATCTGCAATACCACAAGAAGCTTGTGAGTTTCAAAACACCctttatttaagaaattaatacatttttctttcaaGAAAGTCTACTTACCTTGGTTTACTGCAATAACTTCAGAGTTGCTTATCAATTCATACGTGATATTATCCATTGCTTGAATATTACAACCAACTAATAAAGGGGCCTATTTAAtttaaaccaaataaaatagttaaaaaaaacaaattaatgacATATATATTACTTTGTCTCAACAATAggtatataaaaattatttcatgcACCTTAGCTAATGCCCAGATGCTGAAATGGGAACGATATTCCTCTGTTGTCATGCCTCCATTTCCAACTTCAAGCATATCAGGATCTAATATCCAAACATTAATGACACATACGAGGAATTAATATTGGAGTTTGATGTACTTGTAATGATCTTAAACTTAACATTCATAAAATTATTAGTGAGGTTAATTAATTACCATTCCATCCTCCAGGTCCAGCATAAGATGCCCATTTATCGTTTACATCTATTATAGAAGTCATCCTAGGGAGGAATAAAGTTAGTTGGTCATAATAtaggaaaatgaagaaaataattggttttcttttctttcatgaTTCAATTATTATGCAAAAAGAGACATCGTATAATGTGAGAATGTGAATTATCATATTAATTTTACCTATGCCAATTATCTTTAATATCTCCTGTTGTTCTCCAACTATTTCCCACACTTTTGGCCCATGTTGCTGGATCTTCCTTTCCCCTATGTTTCAAAAAAGCAAgtataataaaatagaaaatgaaatatcaATTATGTATGAGAAACATTATCACTAATTCAACTCACCATTCACACACAGAGAAGAAGATTGGCCTTCCAGATTTTAATAAGGCTTCACTCATTGGTGGATACCTGATTTACACAACGTATGAAACTAGTgagtactattttttttacaaaatattaagtATGTAGATATACCTATTTGCATTTGaagaacataaattaaataccTTTCTCTAACGCTTATACCATTATTGTGACAATTATCATACTTCAAATAGTCGACTCcctaaagaaaattttaaatcagTATTGGTTAACAACATAAGATTATAAACAAGATATAATGTTGATAAAAGTGAAAAATGACTTTCAaataatgtatgtatatgtGATATACCCAAGAAGCAAATGTTTTGGCATCTTGTATTTCATGTCCCAATGATCCAGGCATACG belongs to Medicago truncatula cultivar Jemalong A17 chromosome 6, MtrunA17r5.0-ANR, whole genome shotgun sequence and includes:
- the LOC25496906 gene encoding alpha-galactosidase, coding for MTKLMVLAFCILVLLNIIACVPSSSAAPLLGNNNVTKVESYMLQNGLGQTPPMGWNSWNHFGCDINESLIRDTADAMVSTGLAALGYKYINLDDCWAELNRDSQGNMIPKASTFPSGIKALAHYIHKKGLKLGIYSDAGNQTCSKRMPGSLGHEIQDAKTFASWGVDYLKYDNCHNNGISVRERYPPMSEALLKSGRPIFFSVCEWGKEDPATWAKSVGNSWRTTGDIKDNWHRMTSIIDVNDKWASYAGPGGWNDPDMLEVGNGGMTTEEYRSHFSIWALAKAPLLVGCNIQAMDNITYELISNSEVIAVNQDKLGVQGKKVKSNNDLEVWAGPLTNNKVAVILWNRSSSNATVTASWLDIGLKSETIVDARDLWEHSTKSLVLGKISVELDSHACKMYVLTPKRS